One Gossypium hirsutum isolate 1008001.06 chromosome A08, Gossypium_hirsutum_v2.1, whole genome shotgun sequence genomic window, gtatagggactaaatcctAAATTTGTGAAGGGTACAGGGACTTATGGAATATTATAACtgttttttcctctcttttttggGTTGAGAGGGGACTTCACAGGGTTCTAAATTACTATAATAGATTAATTAGATAAATACGTTACTTTAAGGAGTAGGTTCTTATTTTTAATGTATTGTTGCTATTCACATGGTGATCTAACTCTTGTTCCTTCtgtttataatattaatttgatttGCTGTAGTGCTTTGATTTCAATAACTATGTTAACATAAACTCTAGAAGACCTTCCTGGCGCTGCCCACATTGCAATCAACATGTATGCTACACTAACATCCGCATTGATCAAAATATGGTTAAGGTAAGTTGCTACAGAGTTTTCTTTGCTCTTCTGTAATCTCTTCTTGTTTCACTTATTTTAAAGCTTTGGTCTGTTATCAGGTGCTGAAAGAGGTAGCAGAGGATGTGTCTGATGTGATCATCTCTGCAGATGGATCATGGAAAGCCGTGATGGAAAATGATGATGACGTAGATGAGTTGCATGGTAATACCCTTAATTGCCAAAAAGATGGGTCTGAGCTGCCAGAATCTGCTACGGGCGTTCCCATGGTTCTGGATCTTACTCAGACTGTGGATGCAATGGAAACTATCGAAACTGAAGACAGGAAGCCTCCTGTGGCTACTCTTCAAAGTTTGTCTGCTGCTCCAAATTTAACCCTAACACCAGAATTGATTAATTTAGCTGGAGCTAATCAAAATGTTTTGGACGATGATTTTTGGGCTGTACTTTACTCAGGTCATAGGTCTGGCACTTCTACTTCTAGGACAGATACCCAAGTTGGTGGCACTGAGTCTACGCGAAATTTTACAGTGTCACCAGTATTTTCTGATGCTGTCTCTCCAGCACCCAATCGAGCTGATGCTCATGGTAATGCTAATCTTGCAACACCTGGGATTCAAAATCAAGTTGCTACTGCAAATAATTTGCCATTACATCCTTCACAAGTGACAAATTCAATGTCAAATCATGAATATGGAAGTTTGCAGAACATACCTAGACATGTAAGCAGATCATCAATTGCAGTTCAGGCCCTCCCAGCAATGTCTCAGACTCAGACACCAACACAACAGAGATCAAGTAATAGTATGAATACTATGAACACAACCAGCTCTGCGCGTATTCCACATCAGGTGCTAGATATGgcttcattttcattttaccATCACTCGAGTTttgttacattattattgtcgTCGTTATTATGTATTTGCACTTGTTTATGCACTCTTTCCAGGATTTCATGCTGGATTTTGTTTAATTTCTAGATGCAGAGTAGGATTCAGCAAGAACGATCATTTGCTCCTGCCCGGCCAGTTCAACAAGTTGGTGCTGCAGCTCCAAGTCAACTCCCAGGTCCATACAGACCTCCTGGGTTTCGGGCTGAATACCAGAACCCACACCTGCAGCAAGCACTGAACACGAGGTTGTCCCAACCCAGGAGCCCATCTCCAGGCCTGATTCGGTCACCATCTCCAATACTACGGGCACAGGCTCAACAAGGAGCTGCACAAGTTGGGGTAGGCTACACAGCAGGCAATGTGAATAGCAATCCTACCAGATTTATGGCTGCTTCCCAGAGAACCACCCAAATGGCTAGACAGCCACCGATGGTGGCAGTTCAAACTCAAACACCAAGAGCAGCATCATATCCTGGAAATGTTGATGGTAGTAGGGCTTCAGCCGTCGAGCAGAGATTGAACATAGGTGGAGTAGCACCTGCAGCTTCAAGACCTGATACGTCAGCTGATTTGGCATCTGAGCAGAACTGGCGACCTACAGGACGAATGCGTGGAAGCCTTACAGGTCGAGTATATTCTGAATCTCTTAGCCAGATGATGATTCAACCGACCCAGTCAACACAAGCTGCAAGGCCACAAACAAATATAACGTCTCCACCTAGTGTTCCACCACATCTGCAGGCGTTTCTTGCAAATAGCAGGAATCCTGTTACCCCTCAAGTGCGAAACAATGCAACAACTGAAACTACAGCCACAAATGGTGGTTCGGGTCCTGCCAGATAGGTCTAGTGGGATGCATTAGTCTTGACTTAGCTGTATGTAGGAGTAATCAATATGATGAAGCTGTAAATACAAATATTTATGTCCAATTTTGTGCATCACTGATATTGTTGTACAGTTCCTCCCTGGGCTTAGAGTGAGAGTTCAGCTTCCCCTGTATTTGGTTTTAATCAAGTCTAGATTTTTAAGCtttatcagcttctgttttcttGGTCTGTGAATTTTGCAATTTGTGAATTGTGTCTGTGTACTTGTTGCATATACAATTCCAGTCGGTAAATTATTATGTTGGTTTGAGCTTAAAATTAAACTCAATAATTTTTATGTGAACTATTGGGTATTTAGGCCAGCACGTCTGGGACCTGGGTTGCTATTACATTCTTTAATTAGACCAGCCCAGTCACGATGACAACCCGAAAGCCCCACTGGGTTTGATCCGTACAAAGAGGTTCATAAAGGATtacccattttttttataaatattttatgaaaattacggctaaattaaagaaataagttgattttttaaattagggtttagggtcgtcttttttaaaaatagagaaattggTTGAtgacccttttttttttgaatgttgGTTAGTAACGGTAATAAGGTTAATGaccattttttttctataaatattatcaaaatttttatccattttattcaaatctaattattttaattctttctAAACTTTCAAGTCTCTATATTGTCTccaattttgcatgttttgttgTGAATTTTTCGATACGCTCgtttaagaataatttttttaattattttgtattttataaggtTCGATTAAATATTCATGAATAACAACCTCTTTGATTTGTTCGGACAACAAGTACATTTCTGCCGCTCAAGCGATAATTGTAAGACAATTTCAAATTTCGTTATTTTCAATCAAGTTAAATTtaaagcttttatttttaaaatattttaaaataattttttccgaTACAAATAGGCAAATGATTGTGTTTTGAAGGGGTTCATACATAATTTGTCAAATGGCCCAATCACCGAAATTTGTGGTTACTTGCAAGAGGTATGATTCTTGCATGCGTTTTGTATGCTTGGGGGTTGTAAACTCGATCCTACATTCATCAGCACATTAATGGAAAGATGGAGGCCTGAGACACACactttccatcttccatgcggaAAGTGTACAATCACACTGGAAAACATAGCTTTACAAATGGGTTTACCGGTGGATGGGTTAGTCGTCATGGGGTCTATGATCGTTCCTGGTAAAAAAGACCTTTGCGCAACATTTTTGGGAAAGGTCTCGAATAAGTTTGAAGGTGGCCGGATATCGATGAATTTGTTGGAAACCAATTTCAAGGAGCTTCCTTGGAACTCGAACGGCATTGTCAAAGAACAATATGCCCAAGCATTCATCCTCAGGTTAATAGGGAGCATTTTAATCCTCAGGTTACTACACCTAGTTGACTTCAAAGAATGCAAACAATTGAGTTGGGGACACACTATACCGAGAGTAATGTCGGGCGACGTAACTGAATAATATGTCAATCAGGGGTTGTTTGCTCCTACTACAGTTGTAGGCTTGGTGGTGACTACCGTTTCTACGTCCCCGAATGAATGACTCAAACATGATACCATTGGTGACAAAGTGAAAATCATGGCTTGATAAATATGTAGTTCGTATAGTAAATATTgttaatttattatatgtttgaactAACATATCGGTTGTATAGGTGGAACCATGGGCCGAGTTACGTGGGACTACT contains:
- the LOC121204462 gene encoding E4 SUMO-protein ligase PIAL2 isoform X6, with protein sequence MTAVPPAASGQPISASVVNSFRVAAVAERLATHTQPGRQPQSSEFFSLCLSLARGIDYAIANNEVPAKAQELPLLLKQICQHRNDLFLQAAIMVLMISVKNACKMSWFSDGESRELLTLANEVGSCFCIPGVINNELDGSLATILEVMSRFYPLMKMGQILASLEAKPGYGALVVDFHISKNMTYSPQEKIRLFVAQKDNVETSACIISPQLVSFLLNGKGVERRTNVSVDMGPQMPTNVTAMLKYGTNLLQAVGQFSGHYLIVVAFMSMESSSPDASTLPDYVQSGDFAPDSDSDLIEGPSRISLKCPISRTRIKTPVKGHACKHLQCFDFNNYVNINSRRPSWRCPHCNQHVCYTNIRIDQNMVKVLKEVAEDVSDVIISADGSWKAVMENDDDVDELHGNTLNCQKDGSELPESATGVPMVLDLTQTVDAMETIETEDRKPPVATLQSHRSGTSTSRTDTQVGGTESTRNFTVSPVFSDAVSPAPNRADAHGNANLATPGIQNQVATANNLPLHPSQVTNSMSNHEYGSLQNIPRHVSRSSIAVQALPAMSQTQTPTQQRSSNSMNTMNTTSSARIPHQMQSRIQQERSFAPARPVQQVGAAAPSQLPGPYRPPGFRAEYQNPHLQQALNTRLSQPRSPSPGLIRSPSPILRAQAQQGAAQVGVGYTAGNVNSNPTRFMAASQRTTQMARQPPMVAVQTQTPRAASYPGNVDGSRASAVEQRLNIGGVAPAASRPDTSADLASEQNWRPTGRMRGSLTGRVYSESLSQMMIQPTQSTQAARPQTNITSPPSVPPHLQAFLANSRNPVTPQVRNNATTETTATNGGSGPAR
- the LOC121204462 gene encoding E4 SUMO-protein ligase PIAL2 isoform X3; amino-acid sequence: MTAVPPAASGQPISASVVNSFRVAAVAERLATHTQPGRQPQSSEFFSLCLSLARGIDYAIANNEVPAKAQELPLLLKQICQHRNDLFLQAAIMVLMISVKNACKMSWFSDGESRELLTLANEVGSCFCIPGVINNELDGSLATILEVMSRFYPLMKMGQILASLEAKPGYGALVVDFHISKNMTYSPQEKIRLFVAQKDNVETSACIISPQLVSFLLNGKGVERRTNVSVDMGPQMPTNVTAMLKYGTNLLQAVGQFSGHYLIVVAFMSMESSSPDASTLPDYVQSGDFAPDSEDSDLIEGPSRISLKCPISRTRIKTPVKGHACKHLQCFDFNNYVNINSRRPSWRCPHCNQHVCYTNIRIDQNMVKVLKEVAEDVSDVIISADGSWKAVMENDDDVDELHGNTLNCQKDGSELPESATGVPMVLDLTQTVDAMETIETEDRKPPVATLQSLSAAPNLTLTPELINLAGANQNVLDDDFWAVLYSGHRSGTSTSRTDTQVGGTESTRNFTVSPVFSDAVSPAPNRADAHGNANLATPGIQNQVATANNLPLHPSQVTNSMSNHEYGSLQNIPRHVSRSSIAVQALPAMSQTQTPTQQRSSNSMNTMNTTSSARIPHQSRIQQERSFAPARPVQQVGAAAPSQLPGPYRPPGFRAEYQNPHLQQALNTRLSQPRSPSPGLIRSPSPILRAQAQQGAAQVGVGYTAGNVNSNPTRFMAASQRTTQMARQPPMVAVQTQTPRAASYPGNVDGSRASAVEQRLNIGGVAPAASRPDTSADLASEQNWRPTGRMRGSLTGRVYSESLSQMMIQPTQSTQAARPQTNITSPPSVPPHLQAFLANSRNPVTPQVRNNATTETTATNGGSGPAR
- the LOC121204462 gene encoding E4 SUMO-protein ligase PIAL2 isoform X8, with product MTAVPPAASGQPISASVVNSFRVAAVAERLATHTQPGRQPQSSEFFSLCLSLARGIDYAIANNEVPAKAQELPLLLKQICQHRNDLFLQAAIMVLMISVKVGSCFCIPGVINNELDGSLATILEVMSRFYPLMKMGQILASLEAKPGYGALVVDFHISKNMTYSPQEKIRLFVAQKDNVETSACIISPQLVSFLLNGKGVERRTNVSVDMGPQMPTNVTAMLKYGTNLLQAVGQFSGHYLIVVAFMSMESSSPDASTLPDYVQSGDFAPDSEDSDLIEGPSRISLKCPISRTRIKTPVKGHACKHLQCFDFNNYVNINSRRPSWRCPHCNQHVCYTNIRIDQNMVKVLKEVAEDVSDVIISADGSWKAVMENDDDVDELHGNTLNCQKDGSELPESATGVPMVLDLTQTVDAMETIETEDRKPPVATLQSHRSGTSTSRTDTQVGGTESTRNFTVSPVFSDAVSPAPNRADAHGNANLATPGIQNQVATANNLPLHPSQVTNSMSNHEYGSLQNIPRHVSRSSIAVQALPAMSQTQTPTQQRSSNSMNTMNTTSSARIPHQMQSRIQQERSFAPARPVQQVGAAAPSQLPGPYRPPGFRAEYQNPHLQQALNTRLSQPRSPSPGLIRSPSPILRAQAQQGAAQVGVGYTAGNVNSNPTRFMAASQRTTQMARQPPMVAVQTQTPRAASYPGNVDGSRASAVEQRLNIGGVAPAASRPDTSADLASEQNWRPTGRMRGSLTGRVYSESLSQMMIQPTQSTQAARPQTNITSPPSVPPHLQAFLANSRNPVTPQVRNNATTETTATNGGSGPAR
- the LOC121204462 gene encoding E4 SUMO-protein ligase PIAL2 isoform X4 — encoded protein: MTAVPPAASGQPISASVVNSFRVAAVAERLATHTQPGRQPQSSEFFSLCLSLARGIDYAIANNEVPAKAQELPLLLKQICQHRNDLFLQAAIMVLMISVKVGSCFCIPGVINNELDGSLATILEVMSRFYPLMKMGQILASLEAKPGYGALVVDFHISKNMTYSPQEKIRLFVAQKDNVETSACIISPQLVSFLLNGKGVERRTNVSVDMGPQMPTNVTAMLKYGTNLLQAVGQFSGHYLIVVAFMSMESSSPDASTLPDYVQSGDFAPDSEDSDLIEGPSRISLKCPISRTRIKTPVKGHACKHLQCFDFNNYVNINSRRPSWRCPHCNQHVCYTNIRIDQNMVKVLKEVAEDVSDVIISADGSWKAVMENDDDVDELHGNTLNCQKDGSELPESATGVPMVLDLTQTVDAMETIETEDRKPPVATLQSLSAAPNLTLTPELINLAGANQNVLDDDFWAVLYSGHRSGTSTSRTDTQVGGTESTRNFTVSPVFSDAVSPAPNRADAHGNANLATPGIQNQVATANNLPLHPSQVTNSMSNHEYGSLQNIPRHVSRSSIAVQALPAMSQTQTPTQQRSSNSMNTMNTTSSARIPHQMQSRIQQERSFAPARPVQQVGAAAPSQLPGPYRPPGFRAEYQNPHLQQALNTRLSQPRSPSPGLIRSPSPILRAQAQQGAAQVGVGYTAGNVNSNPTRFMAASQRTTQMARQPPMVAVQTQTPRAASYPGNVDGSRASAVEQRLNIGGVAPAASRPDTSADLASEQNWRPTGRMRGSLTGRVYSESLSQMMIQPTQSTQAARPQTNITSPPSVPPHLQAFLANSRNPVTPQVRNNATTETTATNGGSGPAR
- the LOC121204462 gene encoding E4 SUMO-protein ligase PIAL2 isoform X5, with the translated sequence MTAVPPAASGQPISASVVNSFRVAAVAERLATHTQPGRQPQSSEFFSLCLSLARGIDYAIANNEVPAKAQELPLLLKQICQHRNDLFLQAAIMVLMISVKNACKMSWFSDGESRELLTLANEVGSCFCIPGVINNELDGSLATILEVMSRFYPLMKMGQILASLEAKPGYGALVVDFHISKNMTYSPQEKIRLFVAQKDNVETSACIISPQLVSFLLNGKGVERRTNVSVDMGPQMPTNVTAMLKYGTNLLQAVGQFSGHYLIVVAFMSMESSSPDASTLPDYVQSGDFAPDSEDSDLIEGPSRISLKCPISRTRIKTPVKGHACKHLQCFDFNNYVNINSRRPSWRCPHCNQHVCYTNIRIDQNMVKVLKEVAEDVSDVIISADGSWKAVMENDDDVDELHGNTLNCQKDGSELPESATGVPMVLDLTQTVDAMETIETEDRKPPVATLQSHRSGTSTSRTDTQVGGTESTRNFTVSPVFSDAVSPAPNRADAHGNANLATPGIQNQVATANNLPLHPSQVTNSMSNHEYGSLQNIPRHVSRSSIAVQALPAMSQTQTPTQQRSSNSMNTMNTTSSARIPHQMQSRIQQERSFAPARPVQQVGAAAPSQLPGPYRPPGFRAEYQNPHLQQALNTRLSQPRSPSPGLIRSPSPILRAQAQQGAAQVGVGYTAGNVNSNPTRFMAASQRTTQMARQPPMVAVQTQTPRAASYPGNVDGSRASAVEQRLNIGGVAPAASRPDTSADLASEQNWRPTGRMRGSLTGRVYSESLSQMMIQPTQSTQAARPQTNITSPPSVPPHLQAFLANSRNPVTPQVRNNATTETTATNGGSGPAR
- the LOC121204462 gene encoding E4 SUMO-protein ligase PIAL2 isoform X2, which codes for MTAVPPAASGQPISASVVNSFRVAAVAERLATHTQPGRQPQSSEFFSLCLSLARGIDYAIANNEVPAKAQELPLLLKQICQHRNDLFLQAAIMVLMISVKNACKMSWFSDGESRELLTLANEVGSCFCIPGVINNELDGSLATILEVMSRFYPLMKMGQILASLEAKPGYGALVVDFHISKNMTYSPQEKIRLFVAQKDNVETSACIISPQLVSFLLNGKGVERRTNVSVDMGPQMPTNVTAMLKYGTNLLQAVGQFSGHYLIVVAFMSMESSSPDASTLPDYVQSGDFAPDSDSDLIEGPSRISLKCPISRTRIKTPVKGHACKHLQCFDFNNYVNINSRRPSWRCPHCNQHVCYTNIRIDQNMVKVLKEVAEDVSDVIISADGSWKAVMENDDDVDELHGNTLNCQKDGSELPESATGVPMVLDLTQTVDAMETIETEDRKPPVATLQSLSAAPNLTLTPELINLAGANQNVLDDDFWAVLYSGHRSGTSTSRTDTQVGGTESTRNFTVSPVFSDAVSPAPNRADAHGNANLATPGIQNQVATANNLPLHPSQVTNSMSNHEYGSLQNIPRHVSRSSIAVQALPAMSQTQTPTQQRSSNSMNTMNTTSSARIPHQMQSRIQQERSFAPARPVQQVGAAAPSQLPGPYRPPGFRAEYQNPHLQQALNTRLSQPRSPSPGLIRSPSPILRAQAQQGAAQVGVGYTAGNVNSNPTRFMAASQRTTQMARQPPMVAVQTQTPRAASYPGNVDGSRASAVEQRLNIGGVAPAASRPDTSADLASEQNWRPTGRMRGSLTGRVYSESLSQMMIQPTQSTQAARPQTNITSPPSVPPHLQAFLANSRNPVTPQVRNNATTETTATNGGSGPAR
- the LOC121204462 gene encoding E4 SUMO-protein ligase PIAL2 isoform X7 is translated as MTAVPPAASGQPISASVVNSFRVAAVAERLATHTQPGRQPQSSEFFSLCLSLARGIDYAIANNEVPAKAQELPLLLKQICQHRNDLFLQAAIMVLMISVKNACKMSWFSDGESRELLTLANEVGSCFCIPGVINNELDGSLATILEVMSRFYPLMKMGQILASLEAKPGYGALVVDFHISKNMTYSPQEKIRLFVAQKDNVETSACIISPQLVSFLLNGKGVERRTNVSVDMGPQMPTNVTAMLKYGTNLLQAVGQFSGHYLIVVAFMSMESSSPDASTLPDYVQSGDFAPDSEDSDLIEGPSRISLKCPISRTRIKTPVKGHACKHLQCFDFNNYVNINSRRPSWRCPHCNQHVCYTNIRIDQNMVKVLKEVAEDVSDVIISADGSWKAVMENDDDVDELHGNTLNCQKDGSELPESATGVPMVLDLTQTVDAMETIETEDRKPPVATLQSHRSGTSTSRTDTQVGGTESTRNFTVSPVFSDAVSPAPNRADAHGNANLATPGIQNQVATANNLPLHPSQVTNSMSNHEYGSLQNIPRHVSRSSIAVQALPAMSQTQTPTQQRSSNSMNTMNTTSSARIPHQSRIQQERSFAPARPVQQVGAAAPSQLPGPYRPPGFRAEYQNPHLQQALNTRLSQPRSPSPGLIRSPSPILRAQAQQGAAQVGVGYTAGNVNSNPTRFMAASQRTTQMARQPPMVAVQTQTPRAASYPGNVDGSRASAVEQRLNIGGVAPAASRPDTSADLASEQNWRPTGRMRGSLTGRVYSESLSQMMIQPTQSTQAARPQTNITSPPSVPPHLQAFLANSRNPVTPQVRNNATTETTATNGGSGPAR
- the LOC121204462 gene encoding E4 SUMO-protein ligase PIAL2 isoform X1 produces the protein MTAVPPAASGQPISASVVNSFRVAAVAERLATHTQPGRQPQSSEFFSLCLSLARGIDYAIANNEVPAKAQELPLLLKQICQHRNDLFLQAAIMVLMISVKNACKMSWFSDGESRELLTLANEVGSCFCIPGVINNELDGSLATILEVMSRFYPLMKMGQILASLEAKPGYGALVVDFHISKNMTYSPQEKIRLFVAQKDNVETSACIISPQLVSFLLNGKGVERRTNVSVDMGPQMPTNVTAMLKYGTNLLQAVGQFSGHYLIVVAFMSMESSSPDASTLPDYVQSGDFAPDSEDSDLIEGPSRISLKCPISRTRIKTPVKGHACKHLQCFDFNNYVNINSRRPSWRCPHCNQHVCYTNIRIDQNMVKVLKEVAEDVSDVIISADGSWKAVMENDDDVDELHGNTLNCQKDGSELPESATGVPMVLDLTQTVDAMETIETEDRKPPVATLQSLSAAPNLTLTPELINLAGANQNVLDDDFWAVLYSGHRSGTSTSRTDTQVGGTESTRNFTVSPVFSDAVSPAPNRADAHGNANLATPGIQNQVATANNLPLHPSQVTNSMSNHEYGSLQNIPRHVSRSSIAVQALPAMSQTQTPTQQRSSNSMNTMNTTSSARIPHQMQSRIQQERSFAPARPVQQVGAAAPSQLPGPYRPPGFRAEYQNPHLQQALNTRLSQPRSPSPGLIRSPSPILRAQAQQGAAQVGVGYTAGNVNSNPTRFMAASQRTTQMARQPPMVAVQTQTPRAASYPGNVDGSRASAVEQRLNIGGVAPAASRPDTSADLASEQNWRPTGRMRGSLTGRVYSESLSQMMIQPTQSTQAARPQTNITSPPSVPPHLQAFLANSRNPVTPQVRNNATTETTATNGGSGPAR